The Desulfovibrio legallii region GCCAGGGCCGCCTTCCGCGGCGGAAAAATCTGAAGAACGCCCGTTACAGCAAACAAAACCGCGCACGCCGCCCCAGCACTGTACCCCGAAGCCTTTTTCTTAGCAAGGTTTTCCTATATTGATATAAAAAATTTTTTGCCTATATGGGCTATTTGCGCGGATATAAATATAATAATAGAATTAAAATAATATATTAAAACTTTTCTTTTATAAAAAAGTTTTCCTTGATTCAGAAACAAAAATTTGTAAATCTATTTTTACGCCATCCGGCAATATCTTCCACGGGAGCATAGCATGTACGCACTGCACGATGACATCCGTAACCTGAGCGCTGTGCTGGACCTCTTGCAGGCCCAGGCGGACGCCGCCCAGCGGCCCGTTCTGCGCCTTATGGGCGACCACCTCCGATTGCTGGCAGGACAGCTGGCGCAAAGACCTGTGGCAGAAGTTCCCTGGTCCGCGCCCCTTTGCCCACCCCCGCACAGCCTCCCCTCCCTGTCGCACCCGCTCCTGACGGAGGCCTGCCGTGTGCCCCAGTAGCGCCAAGCCCGCAGCCTCCCGGCAGGACCGCCAGGTGCGCGGGGCCTGGGGCCGCGCCCTGCGCCTGGCCGAAGAGGAACGCCAGTGGCGCGAGCTCGCGCGGCACCTGCCCGAAAGCGCCCGGCTTATCTGGGATATTCTGGATCACCCGCGCCAATTCCAGCGCGTGCTGCACCTCTACGGCGGCCAGAACCTGCATGTGCCTCGCCGCCTGCCGGACCCGCGTCACCCCCTGCGCCGCTCCCTGGGCACGAGCTGCCTGCGTAAACTCATGGCGGCCTTTGGCGGCACCAGCCTCTATGTGCCCCGCTGCGAGGCCCTGTTTCAGAAAATGCGCCAGCACGACATCATTGACGACTTCAGCCGCAGCACCCGCCAGGGCGTCAGCAGCACCGCCGCCGTGGCAGGTCTGGCCCGCCGTCACGGCATCTCGGAGCGCCGCGTCTGGCAAATCCTGAAAAAAGACGGCTCCGCTCCCCCGCAGGCCCGGCTGCTGCACAGCCTCCGAGCCGCTTCCAGACCCCCTGCACTTTCAGATAATACACCGTAATAATTCATTATATATTTTAATATTTATTAAGCAATACTCATAAGCCTATCATTTGACAGGCTTTTTTTGCACGCATCCGCGCACACGCCCCCGCCCCTGCCGCCGCAACCCGCACCAGGCAAGGTCTGCCCCCTGCTGAAGCCTTTCAGTCTTACACCAAACGCGCTTTGCGGCATGGTGGCTTCACGCGCCGCGCCCGCCGGTCGGATTCAGAACCCGGCGGCCGACAGCTAAGTCCACCAGCAAGGAGCCCGTCATGTCCGCTACCGCGTTTCAGAAAGCCCACGCCTTCACCGCCCTCTGGGAGGGCGGCCTGACCGACCATCCTGCCGACCCCGGCGGCCTGACCAACCACGGCGTTTCCCTGCGCTGGGTGCAGGATCTGGCCCGTCAGGCCAGAGAAGAATGCCTGCGCCAGCAGCGCAACTGCGCCCAGTGCGTCCGCCGCGCCACCGCCGCCTGCCCCTGCGACGGACTGGACCTGGATACGGACGGCGATGTGGACGCCGACGACATCCGTGCCTGCACCAAAGCGCAGGCGCAGGTTTTGTTCAAAAAACACTTCTGGGACGCCCTGGGATGCGCGGCCCTGCCCCTGCCCCTGGCCGTTGTGCTCTACGACGGGGCCGTAAACCAGGGCCCGGCGCGCGCCGTGCGCCAGATGCAGCAGGCCATGAACGCCACGGGTGAAGCCCAGCTGGACCACTACACGGCCATTGCCGAAGACGGTCTTATGGGCGAACGCACGGCCGAACTGGCCGCGGCTCTGGCCGCAGCCGGTTTGCACTGGTACGCAGCCCGCCAGACCTTGCGCCTGCGCGAGGCTTTTTACCGCGATCTGGCCGCCCGTCGCCCCTCCATGAAGGCCTTTCTTGCGGGCTGGCGCAACCGGGTGCGCGACCTGCACAACTATCTGGCCCGGCTGGAACGGGAGGAGGACTGATATGTGGACCCTGCTCGGCAAACTTTTCAGCGGCCTCGGCACCATGGCGGGATCGGCCCTGCAGCGCGTCCTGCCCGACCACAATGCGCAGAACGCGGCGCAAAGTCGTATCAATGAAGCGGAAGTGGCCGGCGCGCCCCAAAGTCGGCTGCGGCTCTGGCGCTCCTTTCTGGGCTGGATGCTCAGCCTGCTGTTCTGTTGGGAAGTGGTGGGAAGGCTCATTGTCATCCCCCTGTTTTTCGCCTCCTGGGGCGCCAGCCTGCCGCCCTCGGCCCTGGACCAGATCATGGGCCTGCTGCTGGGCATGCTGGGCCTGGGTTTTTAGCCGCACAAGGCTTTTGCCGCCGCCCCTTCACCTGCAACCACGGAGCGCAACCCATGCCTATCGACCTTTTTTCCTCCACGGGCGCAAGCCTGCTGGTGCTGGCGGTCCAGGCCCTGTTTGCCTGGGCCCTCTGGAGCCTGCGCCGGGCCTTTGTCCGCCAGGACGACTATCTGCTGCATTTGCAGCGCGAGGCCCGCTGCGAAGCCGCCACCAACCGCCGCCTGGCCGGGCTGGAAAATGGCCTGCGCGCCATCCCCGGCACGGCGGCCCTCACCGGCCTGCACAACGAACTGGCCGCCCTGCGCGGTGAGCTGCAGGCCCTCAGCGCCCGCATGAGCGGTCTGGACCGCCTGCTGACCCGGCTGGAACACGGCCTGGAGCGTCAGGAGGACCGCCTGCACAGCCTGCCCGTCCGCCGACAGCCTTACAGCGGCAGCGCCGCCGGAGCCCGCCGCTGATGGCCGCCCGGCGCGCCCCGGCGCAACCCCGTTCCGGCGTGCAGGGGCTGCTGCGCAGCCTGGAAGAACGCCTCGCCCTGCTCACCAACAGCCTGAATCGAGCCGACATAGCTGAAAAAAGCATTGATATCGTCAAAGAAATCAAAGAACTCCACGCCATCCTCGGCGCGTTGGACGCGGCCGCCGCGCCGGCCCAGGCCCCACGCCTGCGCGTAACCTGGGCCGGTCCCGCTCCGGATCAGCCCCCGAAAAAACCATAGTCGGATCAAAAAGAAAACCGCTCCGCCGGTCCAGGGGTAGCGCTCTTGGGAAACCCTTTTCCCATAAGCGCAGGCTGCCCACGCGCCATCCGCCCCTCCAGCGTGCTGGACCCGCCCGGCGCGGACCTTCAAACAGCAACCCGCAGGTCGCCATGCTCCACGTCATTCCCTATACGCCGCGTCCGTTACAGTGGCGTTTCCACCAGGAACGCACGCGCTTCTGCGTCATGCTCTGCCACCGGCGGTTCGGCAAAACAGTGGCGGCCGTCAACGACCTGATCCGTCAGGCTCTCCTTTCAGGCCGGGAGGACTGGCGGGCGGCCTACGCCGCACCCTTTCTGGGGCAAGCCAAGGCCGTAGCCTGGGACTACTGCCGCCGTTTTGCCGGGGCAGTACCGGGCACGCGCTTTCTGGAAAGCGAGCTCGCCTGTCTGCTGCCCACGGGCGGGCGCATCCGTCTGCTGGGCACGGAAAACGCCCAGGCCCTGCGCGGCCTGTACCTGGACGACCTGGTACTGGACGAACCGGCGGACATGCCCCGGCAGGTCTGGAGCCAGGTGTTGCGGCCCATGCTGGCGGATCGCCAGGGACGGGCGCTGTTTTGCGGCACGCCACACGGCACGGATAACCTGCTCTATGACGTCTGGCAGCAGGCCGGCGCGGACCAAAGCGGACTGTGGTCGCGTTTCCGCTTTCCCGCTTCGCAGACGGGCTACCTGCCGCAGGCGGAGCTGGAGGCCGCGCGCCAGAGCATGGAGGCGGCGGAGTTTGCGCAGGAATTCGAGTGCTCGTTCGCCGCTGCGGTGCGCGGGGCCTACTACGCGCCCCTGGTGGACGCGGCCGAACGCGAAGGGCGCATCGCCGCCCTGCCCGTGGCTCCGGAACTGCCCGTGCACACAGCCTGGGACCTGGGCATGGACGACGCCACGGCCATCTGGTTTTTCCAGGTGGAGCCATCGGGAACCTGGCGCTTTGTGGACTACTACGAAGCCTCAGGCGAAGGGCTGGCCCACTATGTGCGGGTGCTGGAGCAAAAAGCCCGCCCGGCGGGCCCGGCCGCGCCGGGGGAGGATCTGCCTGGCCGGGGCTTTTGCTACGGCCAGCATCTGGCCCCGCAGGACATCCGGGTGCGGGAACTGGGCACAGGCCAGAGCCGCTGGGAATGCGCGGCGCGCATGGGTCTGCGTTTCAGTCTGGCCCCGGCCCTGCCCCTGGCCGACGGCATCGACGCCGTGCGCCGCCTGCTGCCGCGCTGCTGGTTTGACGCGGAGCACTGCGCCACGGGCAT contains the following coding sequences:
- a CDS encoding Mor transcription activator family protein translates to MCPSSAKPAASRQDRQVRGAWGRALRLAEEERQWRELARHLPESARLIWDILDHPRQFQRVLHLYGGQNLHVPRRLPDPRHPLRRSLGTSCLRKLMAAFGGTSLYVPRCEALFQKMRQHDIIDDFSRSTRQGVSSTAAVAGLARRHGISERRVWQILKKDGSAPPQARLLHSLRAASRPPALSDNTP
- a CDS encoding glycoside hydrolase family 108 protein → MSATAFQKAHAFTALWEGGLTDHPADPGGLTNHGVSLRWVQDLARQAREECLRQQRNCAQCVRRATAACPCDGLDLDTDGDVDADDIRACTKAQAQVLFKKHFWDALGCAALPLPLAVVLYDGAVNQGPARAVRQMQQAMNATGEAQLDHYTAIAEDGLMGERTAELAAALAAAGLHWYAARQTLRLREAFYRDLAARRPSMKAFLAGWRNRVRDLHNYLARLEREED
- a CDS encoding terminase large subunit domain-containing protein, whose protein sequence is MLHVIPYTPRPLQWRFHQERTRFCVMLCHRRFGKTVAAVNDLIRQALLSGREDWRAAYAAPFLGQAKAVAWDYCRRFAGAVPGTRFLESELACLLPTGGRIRLLGTENAQALRGLYLDDLVLDEPADMPRQVWSQVLRPMLADRQGRALFCGTPHGTDNLLYDVWQQAGADQSGLWSRFRFPASQTGYLPQAELEAARQSMEAAEFAQEFECSFAAAVRGAYYAPLVDAAEREGRIAALPVAPELPVHTAWDLGMDDATAIWFFQVEPSGTWRFVDYYEASGEGLAHYVRVLEQKARPAGPAAPGEDLPGRGFCYGQHLAPQDIRVRELGTGQSRWECAARMGLRFSLAPALPLADGIDAVRRLLPRCWFDAEHCATGIKALRAYRRQWRPGGPGSGPLHDWTSHGADALRYAATGFRPVAATVDGCRRARTRYNMFGED